The following proteins come from a genomic window of Brevibacillus antibioticus:
- a CDS encoding virulence factor: MKLLSIEPTPSPNVMKLNVDERLPDGVQHVYTKKDASKAPERMNKLLEIEGVTSIFHTADFLALERKSNADWQRILTAAREVLQAGGGAAVPDMSAEDAGAFGEAQVYVQMFRGVPMQVKVTMGTEQIRAALPERFGQAAVRAGSASPNLIMERKWVEHGVRYGDLREIGEEVALEVDASYPESRVEEIVEQAMALGPGETPEPVVREKKVVTLEMLDDPDWQKRYEALDRMEPTEEDLPVLEKALRDGKPSIRRLAVVYLGMIGGDDVFSLLFEALRDDSVSVRRTAGDTLSDLGDTRAILPMCEALKDKNKLVRWRAARYLFEVGDDTALDALRAAQNDPEFEVSLQVQMAVQRIESGEAASGTVWQQMTRRND; encoded by the coding sequence ATGAAATTGTTGTCCATCGAACCGACGCCGAGTCCAAACGTCATGAAGCTGAATGTAGACGAGCGTTTGCCGGATGGGGTCCAACATGTCTATACAAAGAAAGATGCGAGTAAAGCACCAGAACGCATGAATAAGCTCTTGGAGATCGAAGGGGTCACCTCCATTTTTCATACGGCAGATTTTCTCGCGCTGGAGCGAAAGTCCAATGCAGATTGGCAGCGTATTTTGACTGCCGCGCGCGAGGTATTGCAAGCAGGTGGAGGAGCGGCTGTTCCTGACATGTCTGCGGAGGATGCGGGGGCATTTGGAGAGGCGCAAGTGTACGTTCAAATGTTCCGCGGTGTACCGATGCAGGTCAAGGTGACCATGGGAACGGAACAGATCCGTGCAGCGCTGCCAGAGCGTTTTGGACAGGCAGCCGTACGTGCAGGATCTGCTTCGCCCAACCTCATCATGGAGCGAAAATGGGTCGAGCATGGTGTGCGTTACGGCGATTTGCGTGAGATTGGCGAGGAGGTCGCATTGGAAGTCGATGCCTCCTATCCGGAGAGCCGCGTGGAAGAAATCGTGGAACAGGCCATGGCGCTTGGTCCCGGGGAAACCCCAGAGCCAGTCGTGCGTGAAAAGAAAGTCGTTACGCTAGAGATGCTCGATGATCCGGATTGGCAAAAAAGATATGAAGCGCTGGATCGAATGGAGCCTACTGAAGAGGATTTGCCTGTTTTGGAAAAAGCGCTTCGTGATGGCAAACCGTCGATTCGCAGGCTGGCCGTTGTGTATCTGGGCATGATCGGTGGCGATGATGTTTTCTCGCTGCTGTTTGAAGCGCTCCGCGATGATTCCGTCTCTGTACGACGCACAGCGGGGGATACCTTGTCTGACTTAGGTGACACGCGCGCAATTCTGCCGATGTGTGAAGCGCTGAAGGATAAAAACAAGCTGGTACGCTGGCGCGCTGCTCGCTACTTGTTTGAGGTGGGGGATGACACTGCCTTGGATGCTTTGCGTGCCGCACAGAACGATCCTGAGTTCGAGGTCAGCTTGCAAGTCCAAATGGCCGTGCAGCGCATTGAAAGCGGCGAGGCGGCTAGTGGTACCGTTTGGCAGCAAATGACTCGCCGAAACGATTAG